In a single window of the Nocardioides sp. L-11A genome:
- a CDS encoding ABC transporter substrate-binding protein produces MPTLRRTELRPALALVAVLALGLSACSSDDSDSSGPEATFDTDTTTTPAATGPVDSFTWYGDYRSPATLDPIKVADYPELTVIPNLCESLLDTGPGYEPRPGLASAWEQVDPRTVRFTLRDDVTFSDGTPMTREDVLFSLRRNLDPALASSYSILYQGVAAIEPSGTDQVEVTFTEPNAVFLKGMNTLGGAIISKAFAEAHPDDLGTPGTGVLCTGPYVLDSWDGVGPLTLKRSPDYWNSERKPLAEQVRFEFPAEAKALANAIRTGAVDGGFNIPAEVIPSLRETGSGELWLGAEGSTPQNLDIIVSDLAEGPLADPAVRRALSGAVDREALVRTAFAGAADPLYTVAGPGLWGYAQERYRAAYEEIERASKDASGDGRAAVEQAGLSGERLTLAYPGGIEMYRTTATVVQQAAKELGLDMEIVALPLAQYYSLFSDASVRADYDAFLTMNYTQVQEPAFMYGFIGNKDGSQNYGGYDNPEVDRLLREAFGEPDDDARADLVIAAQAILAEELPWIPLVAPRAAVYLDEGITGVPLTFAYMGTAWTASVGAP; encoded by the coding sequence ATGCCCACACTCCGCCGTACCGAGCTCCGACCGGCCCTGGCCCTCGTCGCCGTCCTCGCGCTCGGGCTCAGCGCCTGCAGCTCCGACGACTCCGACAGCTCGGGGCCCGAGGCGACCTTCGACACCGACACGACCACCACGCCGGCCGCGACCGGCCCCGTCGACTCCTTCACCTGGTACGGCGACTACCGCAGCCCCGCCACCCTCGACCCGATCAAGGTGGCCGACTATCCCGAGCTCACCGTCATCCCCAACCTGTGCGAGAGTCTGCTCGACACCGGCCCCGGCTACGAGCCGCGCCCCGGTCTGGCGTCGGCCTGGGAGCAGGTCGACCCGCGCACGGTCCGGTTCACCCTGCGCGACGACGTGACGTTCTCGGACGGCACGCCGATGACCCGCGAGGACGTGCTGTTCAGCCTCCGGCGCAACCTCGACCCGGCTCTCGCGTCGTCGTACTCGATCCTCTACCAGGGGGTCGCGGCGATCGAGCCGTCCGGCACGGACCAGGTCGAGGTGACCTTCACCGAGCCGAACGCCGTCTTCCTCAAGGGCATGAACACCCTCGGCGGCGCGATCATCAGCAAGGCGTTCGCCGAGGCGCACCCCGACGACCTCGGCACTCCCGGGACGGGCGTGCTCTGCACCGGCCCGTACGTGCTCGACTCCTGGGACGGCGTCGGCCCGCTGACGCTGAAGCGCAGCCCGGACTACTGGAACAGCGAGCGGAAGCCGCTGGCCGAGCAGGTGCGCTTCGAGTTCCCGGCCGAGGCGAAGGCGCTGGCCAACGCGATCCGCACCGGCGCCGTCGACGGCGGGTTCAACATCCCGGCCGAGGTGATCCCGAGCCTGCGCGAGACGGGCAGCGGCGAACTGTGGCTCGGCGCCGAGGGCAGCACGCCCCAGAACCTCGACATCATCGTCAGCGATCTGGCTGAGGGGCCCCTGGCCGACCCTGCGGTACGCCGGGCGCTGTCCGGCGCGGTCGACCGGGAGGCACTGGTGCGGACCGCGTTCGCGGGCGCGGCCGACCCGCTGTACACCGTCGCCGGTCCCGGACTGTGGGGCTACGCGCAGGAGCGCTACCGGGCGGCGTACGAGGAGATCGAGCGGGCGAGCAAGGACGCCTCCGGGGACGGCCGGGCAGCCGTCGAGCAGGCCGGGCTGAGCGGCGAGCGGCTCACCCTGGCCTATCCCGGCGGCATCGAGATGTACCGGACCACCGCGACCGTCGTGCAGCAGGCCGCCAAGGAGCTGGGGCTCGACATGGAGATCGTCGCGCTGCCGCTGGCCCAGTACTACTCGCTCTTCTCCGACGCGTCGGTGCGTGCCGACTACGACGCCTTCCTCACCATGAACTACACGCAGGTGCAGGAGCCCGCGTTCATGTACGGCTTCATCGGCAACAAGGACGGCAGCCAGAACTACGGCGGCTACGACAACCCGGAGGTCGACCGGCTGCTCCGCGAGGCGTTCGGCGAGCCGGACGACGACGCCCGGGCCGACCTGGTGATCGCCGCGCAGGCGATCCTGGCCGAGGAGCTGCCCTGGATCCCGCTCGTGGCGCCGCGGGCCGCGGTCTATCTCGACGAGGGCATCACCGGCGTCCCGCTGACCTTCGCGTACATGGGCACCGCGTGGACGGCCTCGGTCGGCGCACCGTGA
- a CDS encoding CocE/NonD family hydrolase: MSLPFTRIEPAPLSDVAEQHLVRTRDGIRLATDVYLPDRPGRHPAVLCRLPYDKNSAWMAIEQIAPHYLDRGYVLVVQDVRGKFRSEGETYPFRNEVADTYDTLAWVTAQAWSDGTVGMVGDSYHGYTQWAGVAGGHPALRAIAPRVTGMAIGSWGGGAPQQRATSLYQANYFAHHWVDNAAYDYEVDWTVRPLRDLFESAFSAIGARSQILDRVLSGGPATPELAARPPFAARPVPVLHRVGWFDNLLDLSMQDYREQLAQPAWREHAYLDADACDHYSFHLDDAPVPLERNHGLDLAVLQAMLPRYLGRTLDFFDVHVRGREGGIDRATWWQGHLGIRTADAWPPATASTLRLYPADGAAATASADGGALEAAPGAAEHAEWVHDPADPVPSTVVDSFTFLIEYPDESVVHDRPDVLTFTGAPLSEPLDLAGPVHAVVDLDVAGPSTDVFVKLHDVAPDGTTRLVLRGQRRVEGTAGGVVDLGETGYRFRPGHRLRLQVSASDFPLYAPHPGTGESPWDAVSTQSTRHRLRLGAGHTHLQLSVVTAL, translated from the coding sequence ATGTCCCTGCCCTTCACCCGGATCGAACCGGCCCCCCTCAGCGACGTCGCCGAGCAGCACCTCGTGCGTACCCGCGACGGCATCCGGCTGGCCACCGACGTCTACCTGCCCGACCGGCCCGGCCGCCATCCCGCCGTGCTCTGCCGGCTGCCGTACGACAAGAACAGCGCGTGGATGGCCATCGAGCAGATCGCGCCCCACTACCTCGACCGCGGCTACGTCCTCGTCGTCCAGGACGTGCGGGGCAAGTTCCGTTCCGAGGGCGAGACCTACCCGTTCCGCAACGAGGTCGCGGACACCTACGACACCCTCGCGTGGGTCACGGCCCAGGCCTGGTCGGACGGCACGGTCGGCATGGTCGGCGACTCCTACCACGGCTACACGCAGTGGGCCGGCGTCGCCGGCGGGCACCCCGCCCTGCGGGCGATCGCGCCGCGGGTGACCGGGATGGCCATCGGATCGTGGGGCGGTGGCGCACCCCAGCAGCGGGCGACCAGCCTCTACCAGGCCAACTACTTCGCGCACCACTGGGTGGACAACGCCGCCTACGACTACGAGGTCGACTGGACCGTGCGTCCGCTGCGCGACCTCTTCGAGTCCGCCTTCTCGGCGATCGGCGCCCGCTCGCAGATCCTCGACCGGGTGCTCTCCGGCGGCCCGGCGACGCCCGAGCTGGCCGCCCGGCCGCCCTTCGCCGCCCGGCCCGTCCCGGTGCTGCACCGGGTCGGCTGGTTCGACAACCTGCTCGACCTGTCCATGCAGGACTACCGCGAGCAGCTGGCTCAGCCCGCCTGGCGCGAGCACGCCTACCTCGACGCCGACGCCTGCGACCACTACTCCTTCCACCTCGACGACGCGCCGGTCCCGCTCGAGCGCAATCACGGCCTGGACCTGGCGGTCCTACAGGCGATGCTGCCGCGCTACCTGGGCCGCACCCTGGACTTCTTCGACGTGCACGTCCGGGGCCGCGAGGGCGGGATCGACCGCGCCACCTGGTGGCAGGGGCACCTCGGCATCCGCACCGCCGACGCGTGGCCGCCGGCCACGGCCTCGACGCTGCGGCTCTACCCGGCCGACGGCGCCGCGGCGACCGCGTCCGCCGACGGCGGTGCGCTCGAGGCCGCCCCGGGGGCGGCCGAGCACGCGGAGTGGGTGCACGACCCGGCCGACCCGGTGCCGTCGACCGTCGTCGACTCCTTCACCTTCCTCATCGAGTACCCCGACGAGAGCGTCGTCCACGACCGGCCGGACGTGCTCACCTTCACCGGCGCCCCCCTGTCCGAGCCGCTGGATCTCGCCGGGCCGGTGCACGCGGTCGTCGACCTGGACGTCGCCGGCCCGAGCACCGACGTCTTCGTCAAGCTGCACGACGTCGCTCCGGACGGCACCACCCGGCTGGTGCTGCGCGGCCAGCGCCGGGTCGAGGGGACCGCCGGCGGCGTCGTCGACCTCGGCGAGACCGGCTACCGGTTCCGGCCCGGACACCGGCTGCGGCTCCAGGTCAGCGCCAGCGACTTCCCGCTCTACGCACCGCATCCCGGCACCGGCGAGAGCCCCTGGGACGCCGTGTCCACCCAGTCCACCCGTCACCGCCTGCGACTCGGCGCCGGCCACACCCACCTCCAGCTCAGCGTCGTCACGGCGCTCTGA
- a CDS encoding pyridoxamine 5'-phosphate oxidase family protein — translation MTVRTRPRRVDLARVRELVGHPDPAIEAKVLDHLDPYCQLFVAHSPYCVLATVGPDGLADCSPRGDDPGFVRVLDERTLVLPDRPGNQLAESFTNICHDPAIGMLFLVPGYAETLRVNGRAYPSDDPQLMPMLEARGRVPSLATVIEVEQAYLHCGKANLRGGLWESERQELAALLPSGGVIAAAHIGMEGITAALLEDDLADDYQRNL, via the coding sequence ATGACCGTGCGTACCCGCCCCCGCCGCGTCGACCTCGCCCGGGTCCGCGAGCTGGTCGGCCACCCGGACCCGGCCATCGAGGCCAAGGTGCTCGACCATCTCGATCCCTACTGCCAGCTCTTCGTCGCGCACTCGCCGTACTGCGTCCTGGCGACCGTCGGTCCCGACGGCCTGGCCGACTGCTCGCCGCGCGGTGACGACCCCGGTTTCGTGCGGGTCCTCGACGAGCGGACCCTGGTCCTGCCGGACCGCCCCGGCAACCAGCTCGCCGAGTCCTTCACCAACATCTGCCACGACCCGGCCATCGGCATGCTCTTCCTCGTCCCCGGGTACGCCGAGACGCTCCGCGTCAACGGCCGCGCCTACCCGAGCGACGACCCGCAGCTGATGCCGATGCTCGAGGCCCGCGGCCGGGTCCCGTCCCTGGCCACGGTGATCGAGGTCGAGCAGGCCTACCTGCACTGCGGCAAGGCCAACCTCCGTGGCGGCCTGTGGGAGAGCGAACGCCAGGAGCTGGCCGCGCTCCTGCCCAGCGGCGGCGTCATCGCCGCCGCCCACATCGGGATGGAGGGCATCACCGCCGCCCTCCTCGAGGACGACCTCGCCGACGACTATCAGCGCAACCTCTGA
- a CDS encoding PDR/VanB family oxidoreductase, which yields MSTPEELEVVVAELSWEADGVVAVALAPLPDGPPLPAWTPGAHVTIRLLPGLERQYSLCGDPVDVRYRIAVRHCPRGRGGSDYVHRFLRPGQRVRISAPRNHFDLLPAASYAFVAGGIGITPILPMVRRAEADGIAWTLAYVGRERATMAFVDRVTRLDAPEPTVGPSTVRSTVWASGADGRFDLSGHLDAHLRRYGEARVYACGPTSMMDALEEFCAERAGLAFHGERFRAPGTEAPPGQPFDVRCVRSGLDLHVDADRSLLDVLAAAGLPVAGSCREGLCGTCEVVVRAGEPDHRDHVGLADRTAPRVMAACVSRALTPHLELEL from the coding sequence ATGAGCACGCCCGAGGAGCTGGAGGTCGTCGTCGCCGAGCTGAGCTGGGAGGCCGACGGCGTGGTCGCGGTCGCGCTGGCACCGCTGCCGGACGGGCCGCCGCTGCCCGCCTGGACCCCGGGCGCCCACGTCACGATCCGGCTGCTGCCCGGCCTGGAGCGCCAGTACTCGCTGTGCGGCGACCCGGTCGACGTCCGCTACCGGATCGCGGTCCGGCACTGCCCGCGCGGCCGGGGCGGCTCGGACTACGTGCACCGCTTCCTCCGGCCCGGCCAGCGGGTCCGGATCTCCGCGCCGCGCAACCACTTCGACCTGCTGCCGGCGGCCTCCTACGCCTTCGTCGCCGGCGGGATCGGGATCACGCCGATCCTCCCGATGGTGCGTCGCGCCGAGGCCGACGGCATCGCGTGGACCCTCGCCTACGTGGGCCGCGAGCGCGCCACGATGGCGTTCGTCGACCGGGTGACCCGGCTGGACGCGCCCGAGCCCACCGTCGGGCCGAGCACGGTGCGCAGCACGGTGTGGGCGTCCGGCGCGGACGGGCGCTTCGACCTGTCCGGCCACCTCGACGCCCACCTGCGCCGGTATGGGGAGGCCCGGGTCTACGCGTGCGGACCGACGTCGATGATGGACGCGCTCGAGGAGTTCTGCGCCGAGCGGGCCGGGCTCGCCTTCCACGGCGAGCGGTTCCGGGCCCCGGGCACGGAGGCCCCGCCGGGACAGCCCTTCGACGTCCGGTGCGTGCGCAGCGGCCTGGACCTGCACGTCGACGCCGACCGCTCGCTCCTCGACGTGCTCGCCGCCGCCGGCCTCCCCGTCGCCGGGTCCTGTCGCGAGGGACTCTGCGGCACCTGCGAGGTCGTGGTGCGCGCGGGCGAGCCGGACCACCGCGACCACGTCGGCCTGGCCGACCGGACGGCGCCGCGGGTGATGGCGGCCTGCGTCTCCCGCGCCCTCACCCCACACCTGGAGCTGGAGCTCTGA
- a CDS encoding amidohydrolase: MPQLHADTVFVGGPVFTADAARSFSDGVAVAGGRVLAVGDQAARELAGPRTEVVDLRGRLLVPGFVDAHAHPVFAGLELQQCDLAGAEDAAQCLDRIAGYAVAHPEQEWIVGGGWSMDHFADGTPTRQQLDRVCAERPVFLINRDRHGAWVNTEALRRAGVTATTPDPPRGRIEREPDGTPSGSLHEAAADLVARHTPAPTAADHDRALELGQRRMLELGITSWQDALVGAYLHYPDTYDIYRRAEAAGTLVARVVGAQWWDPTRGVDQVEELLERRAGTGSGRFRATSVKFMQDGVCENFTAAMLAPYLGTGDGASPGSGLSYLDPRELAAGVGAVDHLGFQAHFHTIGDRAVREALDAVERARATRPASVPGGHRGDNRHHLAHIQVIHPDDIPRFRSLRAAANMQPLWAHLDPQMSDLTAPFLGPERTERQYPFQQLRAAGAMLVAGSDWPVSSADPMLGIHVAVNRMAPGGSDGAPLTPHQRLTLVDALAAYTAGSSWINHLEDTLGSIAPGRDADLVVLDRDPFQGGHDEIALAAVDETFVAGRRVHAREYA, translated from the coding sequence ATGCCCCAGCTCCACGCCGACACCGTCTTCGTCGGCGGTCCGGTCTTCACCGCCGACGCGGCGCGCTCCTTCAGCGACGGGGTCGCCGTCGCCGGCGGGCGGGTGCTGGCCGTGGGGGATCAGGCGGCGCGGGAGCTCGCCGGTCCGCGGACCGAGGTCGTCGACCTGCGCGGCCGGCTGCTGGTGCCGGGCTTCGTGGACGCCCACGCGCACCCGGTCTTCGCGGGCCTGGAGCTGCAGCAGTGCGACCTCGCCGGCGCCGAGGACGCCGCGCAGTGCCTCGACCGGATCGCCGGGTACGCCGTCGCGCATCCCGAGCAGGAGTGGATCGTCGGCGGCGGTTGGTCGATGGACCACTTCGCCGACGGGACGCCGACCCGCCAACAGCTGGACCGGGTCTGCGCCGAGCGGCCCGTGTTCCTCATCAACCGCGACCGGCACGGCGCGTGGGTCAACACCGAGGCACTGCGCCGGGCCGGTGTCACCGCGACGACCCCGGACCCGCCGCGCGGCCGGATCGAGCGCGAGCCCGACGGCACCCCCTCCGGCTCACTGCACGAGGCGGCCGCCGACCTGGTCGCGCGGCACACCCCGGCGCCGACGGCCGCCGACCACGACCGGGCCCTGGAGCTCGGGCAGCGCCGGATGCTTGAGCTCGGCATCACCTCCTGGCAGGACGCCCTGGTCGGCGCCTACCTGCACTATCCCGACACCTACGACATCTACCGCCGCGCAGAGGCCGCGGGGACCCTGGTCGCCCGGGTCGTCGGGGCCCAGTGGTGGGACCCGACCCGGGGCGTCGACCAGGTCGAGGAGCTCCTCGAGCGCCGTGCGGGCACCGGCTCGGGACGGTTCCGCGCCACCAGTGTGAAGTTCATGCAGGACGGCGTGTGCGAGAACTTCACCGCGGCGATGCTCGCGCCCTATCTCGGGACGGGCGACGGCGCCTCGCCCGGCAGCGGGCTGAGCTACCTGGATCCCCGGGAGCTCGCCGCCGGGGTCGGCGCGGTGGACCACCTCGGTTTCCAGGCGCACTTCCACACCATCGGCGACCGCGCCGTCCGGGAGGCGCTGGACGCGGTGGAGCGGGCTCGGGCGACCCGCCCGGCCTCGGTCCCCGGAGGTCACCGGGGCGACAACCGGCACCACCTGGCCCACATCCAGGTGATCCACCCCGACGACATCCCGCGTTTCCGCTCGCTGCGGGCCGCCGCGAACATGCAGCCGCTGTGGGCGCACCTCGACCCGCAGATGTCCGACCTCACCGCGCCCTTCCTCGGCCCCGAGCGGACCGAGCGCCAGTACCCGTTCCAGCAGCTGCGCGCCGCCGGAGCGATGCTGGTCGCCGGCAGCGACTGGCCGGTCTCGTCGGCCGACCCGATGCTCGGCATCCACGTCGCCGTCAACCGGATGGCGCCCGGCGGCTCCGACGGCGCGCCACTCACGCCGCATCAGCGGCTCACCCTGGTCGACGCGCTCGCCGCCTACACGGCGGGCTCCAGCTGGATCAACCACCTGGAGGACACGCTCGGCAGCATCGCGCCGGGCCGGGACGCCGACCTGGTGGTCCTCGACCGCGATCCCTTCCAGGGCGGGCACGACGAGATCGCGCTGGCCGCCGTCGACGAGACCTTCGTCGCGGGCCGCCGGGTGCACGCGCGGGAGTATGCATGA
- a CDS encoding TetR/AcrR family transcriptional regulator, whose amino-acid sequence MSTPKASGEARRRRLPRGALTPERIVTASLALLDEQGLAAFTMPRLGRTLGADQTAVYRHFASKDDLVLAVADRLLTEAFEDFEPAVDDWRGTLVDVCQRVRTTYVSHPAAAVLSGPRITTGSSEMKAADAVVGALRAAGIPDPEVALYYRVIADFALLWSGGLAGFRILDESIQEAERTTWATAYATAPDQFGNLHSISGDLDRIESEQVFDTALELLLDSIAARAARARTGRGTA is encoded by the coding sequence GTGAGCACACCGAAGGCCTCCGGCGAGGCCCGGCGACGCCGGCTGCCCCGCGGCGCGCTGACCCCGGAGCGGATCGTGACCGCGAGCCTCGCCCTCCTCGACGAGCAGGGCCTCGCCGCGTTCACGATGCCGCGTCTCGGGCGCACCCTCGGCGCCGACCAGACCGCGGTGTACCGGCACTTCGCCAGCAAGGACGACCTGGTGCTCGCCGTCGCCGATCGGCTGCTCACCGAGGCGTTCGAGGACTTCGAGCCCGCCGTCGACGACTGGCGGGGCACCCTCGTCGACGTGTGCCAGCGGGTCCGCACGACCTACGTCAGCCATCCCGCCGCCGCCGTCCTCAGCGGTCCGCGGATCACCACCGGGTCCTCGGAGATGAAGGCTGCGGACGCCGTCGTCGGCGCCCTGCGCGCGGCCGGGATCCCCGACCCCGAGGTCGCGCTGTACTACCGCGTGATCGCCGACTTCGCGCTGCTGTGGTCCGGCGGACTGGCCGGCTTCCGGATCCTCGACGAGAGCATCCAAGAGGCCGAGCGCACCACCTGGGCCACCGCCTACGCCACGGCGCCCGACCAGTTCGGCAACCTGCACTCCATCAGCGGCGATCTCGACCGGATCGAGAGCGAGCAGGTCTTCGACACCGCCCTGGAGCTCCTGCTCGACTCCATCGCCGCGCGGGCCGCCCGCGCCCGGACCGGGCGCGGCACCGCCTGA
- a CDS encoding ABC transporter substrate-binding protein: protein MIRPSRRTRIRPTLLAVPLTLSIALAGCAGAPEPERKEATDDAFPVRVSSCGFDATVPAPPERAVSMNQGATEVMLALDLADRMAGSAYLDDAIPEKWQDAYDEVEVLSAEYPDNETLLAAEPDFVYASYLSAFDADAAGPREELAELGIASYNSPFGCGKGHDRVEIAFDSVWDEIATVAAAFGVPERAAAIQEEQQAALDDLADRRPGADRTVFWYDSGEKTAFAGAGQGGPQLILDAVGATNVFADLEGSWADVSWEQVVAADPDVIVVADASWSTSDDKIAMLEKDPALRDLRAVKAKAYVVLPFSESTPGVRLADGAVSVGEQLSTLG, encoded by the coding sequence ATGATCAGGCCGTCCCGTCGTACCCGGATTCGCCCCACCCTGCTCGCCGTCCCGCTGACCCTCTCGATCGCGCTCGCCGGCTGTGCCGGTGCTCCCGAGCCGGAGCGCAAGGAGGCGACCGACGACGCCTTCCCCGTCCGGGTCTCCAGCTGCGGCTTCGACGCCACCGTCCCCGCGCCGCCGGAGCGCGCGGTGTCGATGAACCAGGGCGCGACCGAGGTGATGCTGGCGCTCGACCTCGCCGACCGCATGGCCGGCAGCGCATACCTCGACGACGCCATCCCCGAGAAGTGGCAGGACGCGTACGACGAGGTCGAGGTGCTCTCCGCGGAGTACCCCGACAACGAGACCCTGCTCGCCGCCGAGCCCGACTTCGTCTACGCCTCCTATCTCAGCGCCTTCGACGCGGACGCCGCCGGCCCGCGCGAGGAGCTGGCCGAGCTCGGCATCGCGTCCTACAACTCGCCGTTCGGCTGCGGCAAGGGCCACGACCGCGTGGAGATCGCCTTCGACTCCGTCTGGGACGAGATCGCGACCGTGGCCGCGGCGTTCGGCGTACCCGAGCGCGCGGCGGCGATCCAGGAGGAGCAGCAGGCCGCGCTCGACGACCTCGCCGACCGGCGACCGGGGGCGGACCGCACCGTGTTCTGGTACGACTCCGGCGAGAAGACCGCGTTCGCCGGCGCCGGCCAGGGCGGTCCGCAGCTGATCCTCGACGCGGTCGGCGCGACCAATGTGTTCGCCGACCTGGAGGGCAGCTGGGCCGACGTGAGCTGGGAGCAGGTCGTCGCGGCCGACCCCGACGTGATCGTGGTCGCCGACGCGAGCTGGTCGACCTCCGACGACAAGATCGCGATGCTGGAGAAGGACCCGGCGCTCAGGGACCTGCGCGCCGTCAAGGCGAAGGCGTACGTCGTGCTGCCGTTCTCCGAGTCCACGCCCGGCGTCCGGCTGGCCGACGGCGCGGTGTCCGTCGGCGAGCAGCTGAGCACGCTGGGCTGA
- a CDS encoding iron chelate uptake ABC transporter family permease subunit, protein MLQPSRSTRPARSRPGTGLLVGAALVVALAVSLVVAVGIGSVHVPAGDVLDVVLRRLGVPVDSVSVIDDKIVWQLRMPRILGAAATGAGLALAGAVLQSLTRNDLADPYLLGISGGATVGAVSVIVLGVSVGGLVGGAALGTAAFVGALVALALVLTLATGRTGDLPPARTVLAGVAIGQICAAYTSFAVMMSGDHDAARRVLAWTMGSLAGVRWHSATVLLVVALVALVGIVACAADLDAFAFGDASAASLGVSIRRTRWLLLVGTALLTACLVAYTGAIGFVGLVVPHVVRLICGPLHRRLLPLSALAGAVLMIWADTAARSLVEGQEIPIGVVTAVLGAPLFAYLLRRESRAR, encoded by the coding sequence ATGCTGCAGCCCAGCCGGTCGACCCGGCCGGCGCGGAGCCGGCCGGGCACCGGGCTCCTGGTCGGCGCGGCGCTGGTCGTCGCCCTGGCCGTGAGCCTCGTCGTCGCGGTGGGGATCGGGTCCGTTCACGTCCCCGCGGGCGACGTGCTCGACGTGGTGCTGCGTCGGCTCGGAGTCCCTGTCGACAGCGTCAGCGTCATCGACGACAAGATCGTGTGGCAGCTGCGGATGCCCCGGATCCTCGGCGCCGCGGCCACCGGCGCGGGACTGGCGCTGGCCGGCGCGGTGCTGCAGTCGCTGACCCGCAACGACCTCGCCGACCCCTATCTGCTGGGCATCTCCGGCGGCGCGACCGTCGGCGCGGTGAGCGTGATCGTGCTCGGCGTGAGCGTGGGCGGGCTGGTCGGCGGCGCCGCCCTCGGGACGGCAGCCTTCGTCGGCGCCCTGGTCGCGCTGGCGCTCGTCCTGACCCTGGCCACCGGCCGCACCGGGGACCTGCCGCCGGCCCGCACCGTGCTGGCAGGCGTGGCGATCGGGCAGATCTGCGCGGCGTACACCTCCTTCGCGGTGATGATGAGCGGCGACCACGATGCCGCGCGCCGGGTGCTCGCCTGGACGATGGGCTCCCTCGCCGGCGTGCGCTGGCACAGCGCGACGGTGCTGCTCGTCGTCGCGCTCGTCGCCCTGGTCGGGATCGTCGCGTGCGCGGCGGACCTGGACGCGTTCGCCTTCGGCGACGCGTCGGCCGCCTCGCTCGGCGTCTCGATCCGGCGTACCCGCTGGCTCCTGCTCGTCGGTACGGCGCTGCTGACCGCGTGCCTGGTCGCCTACACCGGGGCGATCGGCTTCGTCGGGCTCGTGGTGCCGCATGTCGTCCGGCTGATCTGCGGACCGTTGCACCGGCGGCTGCTGCCCCTGAGCGCGCTGGCCGGCGCGGTGCTGATGATCTGGGCCGACACCGCGGCCCGATCGCTGGTCGAGGGGCAGGAGATCCCCATCGGCGTGGTGACCGCCGTCCTCGGTGCTCCGCTGTTCGCCTACCTGCTGCGGCGCGAGTCGAGGGCGCGATGA
- a CDS encoding ABC transporter ATP-binding protein, with the protein MRLAAEGLSWGVRARTILHDVSVSCAPGTVTGLLGPNGSGKTTLLHAMAGLRRPTAGTVLLGDDDVHRLPARARAQRIAVLEQHSATGLPLTARQVVELGRIPHRGRWPAAREEGAVEVAEAMRQCGVTHLADRDWQTLSGGERQRVQLARALTQQPAVLMLDEPTNHLDLSHQIDLLATVRALGRTTLAALHDLDLAAAFCDRLVVLQAGRVVAAGPPEEVLTAELVDRVYGVEATVGRHDHSGRLHVVWHDARAAR; encoded by the coding sequence ATGAGGCTCGCGGCCGAGGGGCTCTCGTGGGGTGTCCGGGCCCGCACGATCCTGCACGACGTGTCGGTCTCGTGCGCGCCGGGCACCGTCACCGGCCTGCTCGGGCCCAATGGGTCGGGGAAGACGACCCTGCTGCACGCGATGGCCGGGCTGCGGCGTCCCACCGCGGGCACCGTGCTCCTCGGCGACGACGACGTGCACCGCCTCCCGGCCCGGGCCCGCGCCCAGCGGATCGCGGTCCTGGAGCAGCATTCCGCGACCGGGTTGCCGCTGACCGCGCGACAGGTCGTCGAGCTGGGCCGGATCCCGCACCGCGGGCGCTGGCCGGCGGCGCGCGAGGAGGGCGCGGTCGAGGTGGCCGAGGCGATGCGGCAGTGCGGGGTGACCCATCTCGCCGACCGTGACTGGCAGACCCTGTCCGGCGGCGAGCGGCAGCGGGTCCAGCTCGCCCGCGCCCTCACCCAGCAGCCGGCGGTCCTCATGCTCGACGAGCCGACCAACCATCTCGACCTGTCCCACCAGATCGACCTGCTGGCCACGGTCCGGGCCCTCGGCCGGACCACGCTCGCGGCCCTGCACGACCTCGACCTGGCCGCTGCCTTCTGCGACCGGCTCGTCGTCCTCCAGGCCGGCCGGGTGGTCGCCGCCGGCCCCCCGGAGGAGGTGCTCACCGCGGAGCTGGTCGACCGGGTCTACGGCGTCGAGGCCACGGTCGGGCGTCACGACCACTCCGGGCGGCTGCACGTCGTGTGGCACGACGCGAGGGCGGCCCGGTGA